One stretch of Priestia megaterium DNA includes these proteins:
- a CDS encoding TetR/AcrR family transcriptional regulator — translation MNQKQLDILGHTHQLFMEKGYVDTSVQDILERSGISKGTFYKYFSSKSELLISLLSSLQESLILQREKVAIEYRGDNQKVFQEQMIFMLNFAEQNKIPEIIESTLVLNEVKTFHYIEELKAATFNWIYERFQQIFPSKTSAYLFDGAVLLEGMLNNMFKMNKALNYPLPIEQIVTYCMKRTEEIVIEVAEQKEQLFNPSIYSAVFNEKTESHFSTDLTRVTAKLKRVIENKLTNEEERRKSLEFVTFISDELLQNDTEPRTFIIQSSLLSLEKIKNLAQSKELEEYKEVITVLTENN, via the coding sequence ATGAATCAAAAACAGCTCGATATTTTAGGGCATACACACCAGCTTTTTATGGAAAAAGGATACGTAGACACTTCGGTACAAGATATATTAGAAAGAAGCGGTATTTCAAAAGGAACATTTTATAAATATTTCTCATCTAAAAGCGAACTGCTTATCTCATTACTTTCATCTTTGCAAGAATCACTTATTCTACAAAGAGAAAAAGTAGCCATTGAATATAGAGGGGATAATCAGAAGGTATTTCAAGAACAGATGATCTTTATGCTGAACTTTGCAGAGCAAAACAAAATTCCTGAAATTATTGAAAGTACACTCGTTTTAAATGAAGTTAAAACATTTCATTATATAGAGGAATTAAAAGCTGCAACATTCAACTGGATATATGAACGTTTTCAGCAGATTTTTCCGTCTAAGACTTCTGCTTATTTATTTGATGGAGCTGTGCTGTTAGAAGGAATGCTTAATAATATGTTTAAAATGAATAAAGCACTAAATTATCCATTGCCTATTGAACAAATTGTCACTTATTGTATGAAGCGTACAGAGGAAATCGTAATCGAAGTAGCAGAACAAAAAGAACAATTATTTAATCCTTCCATTTACTCTGCGGTATTTAATGAAAAAACGGAAAGTCATTTTTCGACGGATCTGACACGTGTAACCGCGAAGTTAAAACGGGTGATTGAAAATAAACTAACAAACGAAGAGGAGCGGAGAAAGAGTCTAGAATTTGTTACGTTTATATCTGATGAATTACTGCAAAATGATACGGAGCCTCGCACATTTATTATTCAGAGCTCTCTTTTATCGCTAGAGAAAATTAAAAATCTTGCACAGAGCAAAGAGCTAGAGGAATACAAGGAAGTTATAACTGTCTTAACAGAAAATAATTGA
- a CDS encoding ubiquinol oxidase subunit II, with product MHIGKLIILSIFITIFLAGCDSRYLILNPQGAVAQKEYHLIIFSIFLCAIVVIPVLGLLVYIVLRYRDKPGNKAPYRPDWDDSKRLEFIWWGIPIIIIGILGFATAKTTYDLVDPPKKDVKPLTIEVTSLDWKWLFQYPDQNIATVNYVEIPKDVPVQFVLTSDAPMNSFWVPQLGGQLYTMPGMAMGLWLQADRKGEYFGSGANFTGEGFAHMNFKVKSTSTKEFNQWVKQVKETAPALTKADYNSLAKQGLSLEKSYSTIPKGLFQEIVIKNGGQYYSQHHHMKNEDMKTMNVASDEQTHTQHEHQEGGK from the coding sequence ATGCATATTGGCAAGTTAATCATTCTCTCCATATTCATTACAATTTTTTTAGCAGGCTGTGATAGTCGTTATTTGATTTTAAATCCACAGGGGGCGGTGGCTCAAAAAGAATACCATTTAATTATTTTTTCCATATTTTTATGCGCAATTGTCGTTATTCCTGTTTTAGGTCTGCTTGTGTATATCGTTTTACGCTACCGTGATAAGCCTGGAAACAAGGCTCCGTATCGACCGGACTGGGACGATAGTAAGCGTCTTGAATTTATTTGGTGGGGGATCCCCATTATTATTATTGGTATTTTAGGTTTCGCTACGGCCAAGACGACGTATGACTTAGTAGATCCGCCGAAAAAAGATGTAAAGCCGCTAACAATTGAAGTAACATCCCTTGATTGGAAATGGTTATTTCAGTATCCGGATCAAAATATTGCGACAGTCAACTATGTCGAAATTCCAAAAGATGTGCCCGTTCAATTCGTTCTAACGTCAGATGCACCTATGAATTCTTTTTGGGTACCCCAGCTGGGAGGACAATTATATACCATGCCGGGAATGGCAATGGGGCTTTGGCTGCAAGCTGATCGCAAGGGAGAATATTTTGGTTCAGGTGCTAATTTTACGGGTGAAGGATTTGCTCATATGAACTTTAAAGTTAAATCTACATCGACAAAAGAATTTAATCAATGGGTAAAGCAAGTGAAAGAAACCGCACCAGCTTTAACAAAAGCTGATTATAACAGTCTTGCCAAACAAGGTCTTTCCTTGGAAAAATCGTATTCTACTATTCCTAAAGGTTTATTCCAAGAAATTGTCATTAAAAACGGTGGTCAATATTATAGTCAGCATCACCATATGAAAAATGAAGACATGAAGACCATGAATGTGGCTTCTGATGAACAAACACATACACAGCACGAGCACCAGGAAGGAGGAAAATAA
- the qoxB gene encoding cytochrome aa3 quinol oxidase subunit I, which yields MLDKLKDFSSRFFVTGEPMIYGADVAILLTLAGIIFVLTYLKKWKWLWREWLTTVDHKKIGIMYMLSSLLMLFRGGVDALLMRIQLAFPQWHFLDSNHYNEIFTTHGTIMILFMAMPLMFAFFNIVVPLQIGARDVAYPFLNAVSFWLFFFGAMLFNLSFVIGGSPDAGWLSYPPLSGMQFSPGPGQDFYIWGIQISGIGSLASGINFIMTILKMRAPGMKLMHMPLFTWSVLASCIIIIFAFPVLTVTLALLFIDRFFDGHLFTMTGGGNPMMYINLIWMWGHPEVYIVVLPAFGIFSEIVATFSQKKIFGYKSMVFSMMIISVLSYFTWVHHFFTMGAGANVNVFFAITTMAIGIPTGVKVFNWLFTMFRGRIQMTQPMLWTIAFIPCFVVGGATGVMLSAAPADYQYHNSYFLVAHFHQVLIGGVVFGFFAGLYYWWPKMFGFKLNDRLGKWAFWTWNIGFYVCFMPQYALGFMGMTRRIYTYDFDMGWGPLNVISTVGAFFMGIGFIFQAWQILHGIKYGERDVTGDPWNGRTLEWSIPSPPPHYNFAVIPTVTGQDAWWTIKEERKKKKAKETAVFSPIHMPKNSGIPFIMSVFWFIAGFGLTFHWVWMAIFGLTGVGACLLARSFQYNSDYYIPVDEIRHTEDSVGRVG from the coding sequence TTGTTAGACAAATTAAAAGATTTTTCATCTCGTTTTTTTGTGACAGGGGAGCCGATGATTTACGGAGCTGATGTCGCCATTTTGTTAACACTAGCCGGTATTATTTTTGTTCTTACGTATCTTAAAAAGTGGAAGTGGCTATGGCGTGAGTGGCTTACAACGGTAGATCATAAAAAAATTGGAATCATGTATATGCTTTCTTCATTATTAATGCTGTTTCGAGGCGGAGTAGATGCACTATTAATGCGTATTCAACTAGCATTTCCTCAGTGGCATTTTCTAGATTCTAATCATTACAATGAAATTTTTACTACGCACGGAACCATTATGATTCTATTTATGGCAATGCCGCTTATGTTTGCTTTCTTTAATATTGTTGTGCCGCTTCAAATTGGAGCAAGAGATGTCGCCTATCCTTTTTTAAACGCGGTAAGCTTTTGGCTATTTTTCTTTGGCGCCATGCTTTTCAATTTGTCGTTTGTAATCGGCGGCTCGCCAGATGCAGGATGGTTGAGTTATCCGCCGCTTTCTGGCATGCAGTTCAGTCCTGGACCAGGTCAAGATTTTTATATTTGGGGTATTCAAATATCAGGTATTGGCAGCTTGGCTTCTGGAATTAATTTTATTATGACTATTTTAAAAATGCGTGCGCCGGGCATGAAACTTATGCATATGCCGTTATTCACGTGGTCCGTTCTAGCAAGCTGTATTATTATTATTTTTGCATTCCCTGTATTAACCGTAACGCTTGCTTTATTGTTTATCGACCGCTTCTTTGACGGACACTTATTTACTATGACCGGCGGAGGAAATCCGATGATGTACATTAACTTAATTTGGATGTGGGGACATCCTGAAGTGTATATCGTTGTACTTCCTGCATTCGGCATTTTTTCTGAAATCGTTGCAACGTTTTCTCAAAAGAAAATATTTGGCTATAAATCTATGGTTTTTTCAATGATGATTATTAGCGTTCTATCGTATTTCACATGGGTGCATCATTTCTTTACGATGGGTGCAGGCGCTAATGTGAATGTGTTTTTTGCTATTACCACGATGGCCATCGGAATTCCAACGGGTGTTAAAGTGTTCAACTGGTTATTTACGATGTTCCGCGGCCGTATTCAAATGACGCAGCCAATGTTATGGACAATTGCTTTTATCCCGTGCTTTGTTGTGGGAGGAGCAACGGGTGTTATGCTTTCAGCAGCTCCCGCAGACTATCAGTATCATAATAGCTACTTTTTAGTTGCACACTTTCACCAAGTGTTAATCGGAGGCGTTGTATTCGGCTTTTTTGCAGGTTTGTACTATTGGTGGCCAAAAATGTTTGGCTTTAAACTAAATGACCGTCTTGGTAAATGGGCGTTTTGGACGTGGAATATTGGTTTTTATGTATGTTTCATGCCTCAATACGCATTAGGGTTTATGGGAATGACGCGCCGTATTTATACGTACGACTTTGACATGGGATGGGGACCGCTGAACGTTATCTCTACAGTCGGAGCTTTCTTTATGGGCATAGGGTTTATCTTTCAAGCATGGCAGATTCTTCATGGCATTAAGTACGGAGAACGAGATGTAACAGGGGATCCGTGGAATGGACGTACATTAGAATGGTCCATCCCTTCACCGCCGCCGCACTACAATTTTGCAGTGATTCCAACAGTAACGGGGCAAGATGCGTGGTGGACAATAAAAGAAGAAAGAAAAAAGAAAAAAGCGAAGGAAACAGCTGTTTTTTCTCCGATTCATATGCCTAAGAATTCAGGTATTCCATTTATCATGTCGGTTTTCTGGTTCATTGCTGGTTTTGGCTTAACGTTCCACTGGGTGTGGATGGCGATATTCGGTTTGACAGGAGTAGGAGCCTGTTTACTAGCTCGTTCCTTTCAATACAACTCGGACTATTATATTCCCGTGGATGAAATTCGACATACAGAAGATTCAGTAGGGAGGGTTGGCTGA
- the cyoC gene encoding cytochrome o ubiquinol oxidase subunit III yields the protein MAYATAHHEEHHHEHDEGIKVMGFWLFLVTDCILFGALFATYAVLVNHTAGGLTGKEFFEVPGFVSETFILLTSSFTSGLAVLSMHKEKIKPLIGWLIVTLLLGMCFVGLEIHEFQTMVHEGATISTSAFFTAFYTLVSTHGLHVSVGIIWMISITIQLKRYGITSVTKRKVTIISLYWHFLDAVWIFLYTVVYLMGVM from the coding sequence ATGGCTTATGCGACAGCGCACCACGAAGAACATCATCATGAACATGATGAAGGAATCAAAGTTATGGGTTTTTGGCTTTTCCTCGTAACGGACTGCATCTTATTTGGAGCATTATTTGCTACGTATGCCGTTCTTGTTAATCATACTGCGGGAGGCCTTACAGGAAAGGAATTTTTTGAAGTTCCAGGATTTGTTTCTGAAACGTTTATCTTATTAACGAGCAGCTTTACGAGCGGATTAGCTGTGCTGAGCATGCACAAGGAAAAAATAAAGCCTTTAATTGGCTGGCTAATCGTAACTCTGCTTTTAGGTATGTGCTTTGTTGGCCTTGAAATTCATGAATTTCAAACAATGGTTCATGAAGGAGCAACCATTTCCACCAGCGCATTTTTTACAGCTTTCTATACGCTAGTTAGTACGCACGGACTGCACGTTTCTGTCGGCATCATTTGGATGATTTCAATTACAATCCAATTAAAACGATACGGAATTACCTCTGTAACAAAGCGAAAAGTGACGATTATCAGCTTATACTGGCATTTTCTTGATGCTGTCTGGATCTTCCTTTACACGGTTGTGTATTTAATGGGGGTGATGTAG
- the cyoD gene encoding cytochrome o ubiquinol oxidase subunit IV, with translation MENHGSLKAYTIGFIFSIILTVIPLMLVLNHVFAKNILLAGILGMAVLQFFIQLFFFMHIKDGEKPRYNVMALILGIVFVITIVAGSIWIMTFNSQVQ, from the coding sequence ATGGAGAACCATGGGTCGTTAAAAGCTTATACAATAGGATTTATTTTCTCGATTATTTTAACCGTTATTCCTCTGATGCTGGTATTAAACCATGTATTTGCTAAAAATATATTACTAGCTGGCATTCTAGGAATGGCCGTGCTTCAATTTTTCATTCAACTGTTTTTCTTTATGCATATTAAAGACGGAGAGAAGCCTCGTTATAATGTGATGGCTTTAATACTTGGAATCGTTTTTGTTATTACGATTGTAGCAGGATCGATTTGGATAATGACTTTTAACTCTCAAGTTCAATAA
- a CDS encoding universal stress protein, with amino-acid sequence MNMAYRNILVAVDGSVEAEWAFKKAVNSAKKNNAHLIICHVIDIQALSPSPYAFYTDTRFQDAEKFAEELLTNYSKLATKAGVTKVETLIEHGSPKTKISKKIAPEKHVDLIVCGATGLNAVERILIGSVSQHILRYAKCDVLIVRTPKEAEEESKPLQVELTE; translated from the coding sequence ATGAATATGGCTTATCGTAACATCCTCGTAGCAGTAGATGGTTCTGTAGAAGCAGAGTGGGCATTCAAAAAAGCAGTTAACAGTGCGAAAAAAAATAACGCTCATTTGATAATTTGTCACGTTATCGACATACAGGCGCTAAGTCCATCACCTTATGCATTCTATACGGATACACGCTTTCAAGATGCAGAGAAATTTGCTGAAGAACTTTTAACTAACTATAGTAAGCTAGCCACGAAGGCCGGAGTAACGAAAGTCGAGACATTAATTGAACACGGCTCCCCTAAAACAAAAATATCTAAAAAAATTGCCCCTGAAAAACACGTTGATTTAATTGTGTGCGGTGCAACCGGGTTAAACGCCGTAGAGCGTATCTTAATCGGAAGCGTATCTCAGCATATTTTACGCTATGCCAAATGTGATGTGTTAATCGTTCGCACTCCTAAAGAGGCCGAAGAAGAATCAAAGCCTTTACAAGTGGAACTAACAGAGTAG
- a CDS encoding SDR family oxidoreductase — protein MSKLNNPLTQYFHEDYPKQYQEPPGVQKEMNVIPDCGENSYIGAGKLKGRKALVTGGDSGIGRAAAIAYAREGADVALNYLPQEQADAEEVQKLIEAEGRKAVLIPGDVGEESFCKELVEKAYKELDGLDVLALVAGKQQAVEDLADLETDQLRKTFEVNVFSLYWTVKAALPYLPAGASIITTSSVQGYSPSPNLLDYAATKFAINGFTRGLAKQLAPKGIRVNSVAPGPIWTPLQISGGQPSDAIPGFGQDTPLQRAGQPVELANVYVFLASTDASYVTAQVYGITGGIELA, from the coding sequence ATGTCAAAACTAAACAATCCATTAACTCAGTATTTTCATGAAGACTATCCAAAACAGTATCAAGAACCGCCTGGTGTACAAAAAGAAATGAACGTCATTCCAGACTGCGGGGAGAATAGTTACATAGGTGCAGGTAAATTAAAAGGTAGAAAAGCTCTTGTGACAGGTGGAGATTCAGGTATTGGCCGAGCAGCAGCTATCGCTTACGCAAGAGAAGGGGCAGACGTTGCGCTTAATTACTTGCCACAAGAGCAAGCAGATGCAGAAGAAGTACAAAAGCTTATTGAAGCAGAAGGAAGAAAAGCCGTGCTCATACCTGGCGATGTAGGCGAAGAATCTTTTTGCAAGGAGCTAGTAGAAAAAGCTTATAAAGAATTAGATGGTTTAGATGTTCTAGCGCTCGTAGCAGGCAAACAGCAGGCAGTAGAAGATCTTGCTGATTTAGAAACGGACCAACTGCGCAAAACCTTTGAAGTGAATGTTTTCTCTTTATATTGGACCGTAAAAGCAGCGCTGCCTTATTTACCGGCAGGTGCTTCTATTATTACAACAAGTTCTGTACAAGGCTATAGCCCAAGCCCTAATTTATTAGATTATGCAGCTACAAAGTTTGCCATTAACGGATTCACTCGCGGACTAGCCAAGCAATTAGCTCCAAAAGGTATTCGCGTCAACTCCGTTGCTCCAGGACCTATCTGGACGCCGCTGCAAATTTCTGGAGGGCAGCCAAGCGATGCTATTCCAGGCTTTGGACAAGATACACCTTTGCAGCGTGCTGGTCAGCCGGTAGAGTTAGCAAATGTATACGTATTTTTAGCTTCAACGGATGCAAGCTACGTAACAGCTCAAGTTTACGGGATTACAGGCGGAATAGAACTAGCTTAA
- a CDS encoding COX15/CtaA family protein, with product MRNLFKITAIFTTIVMFILMIAGSLVTTTGSGLGCGNEWPLCNGQLIPEYAVATMIEYTHRLITAFAGLLVLAFSIWAWIRYRRNREVKILAIMSIAFIVIESLLGASAVIWPQSAEALALHFGLSLIAFTGVFLLSMFVIQKDRSDHFIKGAVTGKFKWLAWFTLLFTYCDIYLGAYVRHKGASLACTSFPACYGNTLIPKLSGTTGIHFAHRFAALVLFVLIIWIMVSAIKQYKETRRDIYYASIIAVALTIAQIFSGIFVVMSRLNVFATLSHSAFITALFATLSYICVQTLKGKRQ from the coding sequence ATGAGAAATTTATTTAAAATAACAGCTATATTTACAACGATTGTTATGTTTATTTTGATGATTGCCGGCAGCCTTGTAACAACCACAGGATCTGGATTAGGATGCGGCAACGAGTGGCCACTGTGTAACGGGCAGTTAATACCCGAATACGCAGTAGCAACAATGATTGAATATACGCATCGTTTGATTACCGCATTTGCAGGTCTTCTTGTTTTAGCGTTTTCTATTTGGGCTTGGATTCGTTATCGCAGAAACCGTGAAGTGAAAATTTTAGCGATTATGAGTATTGCATTTATCGTTATTGAGTCATTACTCGGAGCTTCTGCAGTTATCTGGCCTCAGTCAGCTGAAGCGCTAGCGCTTCATTTCGGTCTTTCGCTTATTGCGTTTACCGGCGTATTTTTACTTTCAATGTTTGTTATTCAAAAAGACCGTTCGGATCATTTTATTAAAGGAGCGGTTACAGGCAAATTTAAATGGCTCGCATGGTTTACGCTTCTGTTTACTTACTGCGATATTTATTTAGGGGCATATGTACGTCACAAAGGTGCAAGCTTAGCATGTACAAGCTTTCCTGCTTGTTATGGCAATACTCTTATTCCAAAACTTTCAGGAACAACAGGTATTCATTTTGCCCACCGATTTGCTGCTCTTGTGCTGTTTGTTCTTATCATTTGGATTATGGTATCTGCCATCAAACAGTATAAAGAAACCCGCCGTGATATTTACTACGCGTCCATCATTGCGGTTGCTTTAACCATTGCTCAAATATTTAGCGGTATCTTTGTTGTAATGTCTCGTTTAAATGTCTTTGCTACACTGTCTCACTCGGCATTCATTACAGCTTTATTCGCTACGCTTAGCTACATTTGTGTACAGACTTTAAAAGGAAAAAGACAATAA
- a CDS encoding NAD(P)-binding domain-containing protein yields the protein MSLEALNKRVETDLSYLSFRKPTEVQPIIPKSGHVYDVIIIGGGQSGLGTAFGLLRERVSNILVIDENRSGLEGPWETYARMITLRTPKNLTSIDLGMPSLTFQAWWEAQFGSEGWEALDKIPRGDWMNYLRWYRNILNLPVANEIKLTLIEPAETGIHRLHIEGNGAVCPTLMARKVILATGIQGGGEWHVPPMISEKLPPHLYSHTSQTIDFTTLKNKKVAVLGGGASAFDNANYALSEGVAEAHVFVRRKELPRINPIRQMEASGMIERFHALSDAEKYEVMAHFSEYNQPPTNDTFGRASSWPGFHLHVHAPWLDVEEKHDKAVVTTPQGTFTFDYLIISTGLLTDPALRPELLLVERHIARWSDHYKAPHEIANPVLDAHPYLSNGFAFLNRDKEGQKMVYGLFAFNYSALISCGISASALSGLKYAIPKLVSEVANQLFIDNRHENLTNFFDYDEPEFVGSWSKDNNQVKTI from the coding sequence ATGAGCTTAGAAGCTTTAAATAAAAGAGTAGAAACCGATCTTTCTTACCTTTCCTTCAGGAAACCAACAGAGGTCCAGCCAATTATCCCTAAGAGCGGACACGTATACGATGTAATCATTATTGGAGGAGGTCAAAGCGGTTTAGGAACGGCCTTTGGCTTGCTGCGAGAACGCGTGTCGAATATTCTTGTTATTGATGAAAACCGTTCGGGTTTAGAAGGGCCGTGGGAAACGTATGCGCGAATGATCACGTTAAGAACGCCCAAAAACTTAACGTCTATCGATTTAGGTATGCCTTCGCTTACGTTTCAAGCGTGGTGGGAAGCACAATTCGGCTCAGAAGGCTGGGAAGCTCTTGACAAAATCCCAAGAGGAGACTGGATGAATTATTTGCGCTGGTATCGGAATATTCTTAACCTTCCTGTGGCAAATGAAATAAAATTAACCTTAATTGAGCCTGCAGAAACAGGTATCCATCGCTTGCATATTGAAGGAAATGGAGCCGTGTGTCCTACACTGATGGCACGTAAAGTTATACTAGCTACAGGAATTCAAGGAGGAGGAGAGTGGCATGTCCCGCCTATGATTTCTGAAAAATTGCCGCCTCATCTTTATTCTCACACTTCACAAACCATTGATTTTACTACGTTGAAGAACAAAAAAGTAGCTGTTTTGGGAGGAGGAGCTTCAGCGTTTGATAACGCCAACTATGCGCTTTCCGAAGGGGTTGCTGAAGCTCATGTATTTGTTCGACGAAAAGAACTCCCGCGTATTAATCCAATCAGACAAATGGAAGCTTCAGGAATGATTGAACGTTTCCATGCTCTGTCAGATGCTGAAAAATATGAAGTGATGGCTCATTTTTCCGAATACAATCAGCCGCCTACGAATGATACATTTGGACGCGCTTCCTCATGGCCAGGTTTTCATTTGCACGTACATGCCCCATGGCTCGATGTCGAGGAAAAACACGACAAAGCAGTTGTAACGACTCCTCAGGGAACGTTTACGTTTGACTATTTAATTATTAGCACCGGGCTTCTAACAGATCCGGCTCTGCGTCCAGAATTGCTACTTGTTGAAAGACACATCGCCCGCTGGAGCGATCATTACAAAGCACCACATGAAATCGCCAACCCAGTATTGGATGCCCATCCTTACCTCAGTAACGGCTTTGCTTTTTTAAATCGCGATAAAGAAGGTCAAAAAATGGTATATGGCCTTTTTGCTTTTAATTATTCCGCTTTAATTAGCTGTGGAATTTCTGCATCCGCTCTTTCAGGGCTAAAATATGCGATACCAAAGCTCGTATCAGAAGTCGCCAATCAGCTTTTTATTGATAACCGCCACGAGAATTTAACCAATTTCTTTGACTATGATGAGCCTGAATTTGTCGGCAGCTGGTCAAAGGACAATAATCAAGTGAAAACAATATAG
- a CDS encoding Na-translocating system protein MpsC family protein has translation MEPISKKKIATLYTQISQEIFNVGVNTQKIDIIDNKILILAQSKRMPALEALSEEYRELVMSLDAALSTIYKKMLKQKVELLFDIQVTSLFRDYDPVTENSCTVICFK, from the coding sequence ATGGAGCCGATCTCTAAAAAGAAGATAGCTACTTTGTATACTCAAATTAGCCAAGAAATTTTTAATGTAGGCGTGAATACTCAAAAAATAGATATTATTGATAATAAAATTCTTATACTAGCTCAATCAAAAAGAATGCCGGCACTAGAAGCCCTAAGTGAAGAATATAGAGAATTAGTGATGTCTCTTGATGCCGCTTTGTCGACTATATATAAAAAAATGCTAAAGCAAAAAGTGGAGCTTTTATTTGATATCCAGGTCACTTCTTTATTTAGAGATTATGATCCTGTTACAGAGAATTCTTGTACGGTTATTTGCTTTAAATAA
- a CDS encoding NCS2 family permease — MAMNEKVEAQHMELTKKSAPNPSWLDKLFHLTERKTDVKTEILAGITTFVTMSYIIFVNPTILADAGIPKEAAIAATIFATVFATLLFALWANMPIAVAPGMGLNAFFTYTVVLGEGLTWQTGLGAVFISGVVFFILTITGLRKKIIEGIPAILKSAISVGIGLFIAFIGFKQAGIIVSNKENLVALGQLTKSGPLLALLGFIAVTVLTARKIKGAALISILLVSIAGMVLGIVEAPKSISSVVSFSMPSMSETFLQMDIKSALHYGLFSIIFSFTLVELFDNLGSMIGLSKKAGLMDEKGEIKGLDKALMADSLATVASAAMGSTAMNAYVENAAGIAEGGKTGLKALVVAMLFLVSILFTPLISIIPAFATAPILIMVGALMLTEIKNIPLDEITDAVPAFCTIILMPLTFSIGEGLALGFLSYTFVKLLAGRAKEIHWIMYIISAAFIINFVWAA, encoded by the coding sequence GTGGCGATGAATGAAAAAGTTGAAGCTCAGCATATGGAACTAACAAAAAAATCAGCACCTAATCCTTCATGGTTGGATAAGCTGTTTCATTTAACCGAACGCAAAACAGATGTAAAAACAGAAATTCTTGCTGGAATTACTACTTTTGTGACGATGAGCTATATTATCTTTGTTAATCCGACGATTTTAGCAGATGCAGGCATTCCAAAAGAAGCGGCAATTGCGGCGACGATTTTTGCCACTGTCTTTGCAACTCTTTTGTTTGCATTGTGGGCGAACATGCCTATTGCAGTAGCACCCGGGATGGGGCTAAACGCTTTTTTTACGTATACAGTGGTATTGGGTGAAGGGTTAACGTGGCAAACAGGTTTAGGAGCCGTATTTATTTCAGGGGTTGTGTTTTTTATTTTAACAATAACAGGCTTACGCAAGAAGATTATTGAAGGGATACCCGCTATTTTAAAAAGTGCTATTTCTGTTGGAATCGGTCTATTTATTGCTTTTATCGGTTTTAAGCAAGCAGGAATTATTGTAAGCAACAAAGAAAATTTAGTAGCCCTTGGTCAACTTACAAAATCGGGCCCATTACTTGCTTTATTAGGTTTTATCGCGGTAACTGTATTAACTGCTCGAAAAATTAAAGGAGCTGCCCTAATTAGCATTTTGCTAGTATCAATTGCCGGGATGGTGCTGGGCATAGTAGAAGCACCTAAAAGCATCAGCAGCGTGGTGTCGTTTTCAATGCCGAGCATGTCAGAAACTTTTTTACAAATGGATATTAAATCTGCTCTTCATTACGGTCTTTTCTCTATTATTTTTTCATTTACACTTGTGGAGCTATTTGATAATTTAGGATCGATGATTGGATTATCTAAAAAAGCTGGATTAATGGATGAAAAAGGAGAAATTAAAGGGTTAGATAAAGCGCTTATGGCAGATTCTCTTGCGACTGTAGCCAGTGCTGCTATGGGATCTACTGCAATGAATGCGTATGTAGAAAATGCTGCGGGAATTGCAGAAGGAGGCAAAACGGGCCTTAAAGCACTGGTCGTTGCCATGTTGTTTTTAGTGAGCATTTTATTTACGCCATTAATTAGCATTATTCCTGCTTTTGCTACAGCGCCTATTTTAATTATGGTTGGAGCTCTCATGTTAACGGAAATCAAAAACATTCCTTTAGACGAGATAACAGATGCTGTGCCTGCTTTTTGTACCATTATTTTGATGCCGTTAACGTTTAGTATCGGCGAAGGCTTAGCGCTAGGATTTTTATCTTATACATTCGTTAAATTGTTAGCCGGCAGGGCAAAGGAAATTCATTGGATTATGTACATTATTAGCGCCGCTTTTATTATCAACTTCGTTTGGGCCGCCTGA